One Mycolicibacterium sp. ND9-15 genomic window, GCTCGGGGACGCCCGCGCGACCGGACGCGGTCTTCTTGCGTCGCAGCAACACCCGCCGCGAGCCATCGGTGTACAGGCGGACGTGGGTGAGCTCCCACCCACGGTATTCGGCTTCGATCGACAACCGGGTCGACGCGCTGACGCGGGTCACGTCCGGCGGAAGCCGCAGTGGGATCCACTCGTAATCGTCTGACACGTCGGCCTTGACGGCGTCCTCCCAGCCCGGTGGCATCCGACCGCGGTGAAGGGTGCTCATCGGGCGTAGCCCTTCGCCGCGTCGACGATCACCTGA contains:
- a CDS encoding DUF5703 family protein; amino-acid sequence: MSTLHRGRMPPGWEDAVKADVSDDYEWIPLRLPPDVTRVSASTRLSIEAEYRGWELTHVRLYTDGSRRVLLRRKKTASGRAGVPEQPAQ